Proteins from a genomic interval of Helicobacter pylori Shi112:
- the gap gene encoding type I glyceraldehyde-3-phosphate dehydrogenase, whose product MKIFINGFGRIGRCVLRAILERSDNPHLEVIGINDPANWEILAYLLEHDSAHGLLNKEARYSNGKLIIGSLEIPVFNSIKDLKGVDVIIECSGKFLEPKTLENYLLLGAKKVLLSAPFMGEYDEKQYPTLVYGVNHSLYQNQAIVSNASCTTNAIAPICAILDKAFGIKEGMLTTIHSYTSDQKLIDLAHPLDKRRSRAAASNIIPTTTKAALALHKVLPNLKNKMHGHSVRVPSLDVSMIDLSLFLEKKAFKDPINDLLIKASKGVLKGVLEIDLKERVSSDFISNPSSVIIAPDLTFTLENMVKIMGWYDNEWGYSHRLVDMAQFMYYY is encoded by the coding sequence ATGAAAATTTTTATCAATGGATTTGGCCGCATTGGGAGATGCGTTTTAAGAGCGATTTTAGAGCGTAGCGATAACCCTCACTTAGAAGTGATAGGCATCAATGACCCTGCTAATTGGGAAATCCTCGCTTATCTTTTAGAGCATGACAGCGCGCATGGGCTGCTCAATAAAGAGGCGCGTTATTCTAATGGTAAGCTTATCATCGGCTCGTTAGAAATCCCTGTTTTTAATAGCATCAAAGACTTGAAAGGCGTGGATGTTATTATAGAGTGTTCAGGGAAGTTTTTAGAGCCTAAAACGCTAGAAAATTATCTTTTGCTTGGGGCTAAAAAGGTTCTGTTATCCGCTCCCTTTATGGGCGAATACGATGAAAAACAATACCCTACTTTGGTGTATGGGGTCAATCATTCTCTCTATCAAAACCAGGCCATTGTTTCTAACGCCTCTTGCACGACTAACGCTATCGCGCCCATTTGCGCGATTTTAGATAAAGCTTTTGGCATTAAAGAAGGCATGCTAACGACCATTCATAGCTACACGAGCGATCAAAAACTCATTGATTTGGCCCACCCTTTGGACAAACGGCGCTCAAGAGCGGCTGCAAGCAACATTATCCCTACCACCACTAAAGCCGCTCTGGCCTTGCATAAAGTTTTACCCAACCTCAAAAACAAAATGCATGGGCATAGCGTGAGGGTGCCTAGCCTTGATGTGTCCATGATAGATTTGAGTTTGTTTTTAGAAAAAAAGGCCTTCAAAGATCCCATCAATGATTTATTAATTAAAGCTTCCAAAGGGGTTTTAAAGGGCGTGTTAGAGATAGATTTAAAAGAAAGGGTGAGTTCTGATTTCATTTCTAACCCTAGCAGCGTCATAATCGCGCCTGATTTGACTTTCACGCTAGAGAATATGGTCAAAATCATGGGGTGGTATGATAATGAATGGGGGTATTCTCATCGTTTGGTGGATATGGCGCAATTTATGTATTATTATTAA
- the carB gene encoding carbamoyl-phosphate synthase large subunit, whose amino-acid sequence MPKRTDISNILLIGSGPIVIGQACEFDYSGTQSCKTLKSLGYRVILINSNPATVMTDPEFSHQTYIQPITPENIAAIIKKEKIDAILPTMGGQTALNAVMQMHQKGMLEGVELLGAKIEAIKKGEDRQAFKEAMLKIGMDLPKGRYAYSELEALEAINEIGFPAIIRASFTLAGGGSGVAYNIEEFQELAKNALDASPINEILIEESLLGWKEYEMEVIRDNKDNCIIVCCIENIDPMGVHTGDSLTIAPSLTLTDKEYQRMRDASFAILREIGVDTGGSNVQFAIHPETLRMVVIEMNPRVSRSSALASKATGFPIAKVATMLAVGFSLDEIQNDITNTPASFEPSLDYIVVKIPRFAFEKFAGVSSTLGTSMKSIGEVMAIGGNFLEALQKALCSLENNWLGFESLSKDLEMIKKEIRRPNFKRLLYIADAFRLGVCVDEVFELCQIDRWFLSQIQKLVKAEESINSSVLTDAKKLRGLKNLGFSDARIAAKIKENENLEVSPFEVELARMNLQIAPHFEEVDTCAAEFLSLTPYLYSTYAPNPFPPIENKQEKQEKKILIIGSGPNRIGQGIEFDYCCVHASFALKDLNIKSVMLNCNPETVSTDYDTSDTLYFEPIHFECVKSIIQRERVDGIIVHFGGQTPLKLAKDLAKMQAPIIGTPFKVIDVAEDREKFSLFLKELDIKQPENGMAKSVDEAYSIANVIGFPIIVRPSYVLGGQHMQILENIEELRHYLESVTHALEVSPKNPLLIDKFLEKAVELDVDAICDRKEVYIAGILQHIEEAGIHSGDSACFIPSTLSPKILDEIERVSAKIALHLGVVGLLNIQFAVHDNTLYLIEVNPRASRTVPFLSKALGVPLAKVATRVMVLKDLKEALKFYDKKNIVGYSKGVYKPKMPHFVALKEAVFPFNKLYGSDLILGPEMKSTGEVMGIARSLGLAFFKAQTACFNPIKNKGLIFVSIKDKDKEEACVLMKRLVQLGFELCATEGTHKALEKAGVESLKVLKISEGRPNVMDLMMNGEISMAINTSDHKSQDDAKLIRASVLKNHVSYFTTLSAIEVLILALEESSKEDELLALQDYLK is encoded by the coding sequence ATGCCTAAACGCACCGATATTTCCAACATTCTACTGATAGGCTCAGGCCCTATTGTGATCGGGCAAGCTTGTGAGTTTGACTACTCAGGGACTCAAAGTTGTAAAACCTTAAAATCTTTAGGTTATAGAGTGATCTTAATCAATTCTAACCCGGCCACCGTGATGACTGACCCTGAATTTTCTCATCAAACTTATATCCAACCCATCACCCCAGAAAATATCGCCGCTATCATCAAAAAAGAAAAGATTGACGCTATTTTACCCACAATGGGCGGGCAAACCGCTTTGAATGCGGTCATGCAAATGCACCAAAAGGGCATGTTAGAAGGCGTGGAGCTTTTAGGGGCTAAGATTGAAGCGATTAAAAAAGGCGAAGACAGGCAGGCTTTCAAAGAAGCGATGTTAAAAATCGGGATGGATTTGCCTAAAGGGCGTTACGCTTATAGCGAATTAGAAGCCCTAGAAGCCATTAATGAAATTGGCTTTCCAGCCATTATTAGAGCGAGTTTCACTCTGGCTGGTGGGGGGAGTGGGGTCGCTTACAATATTGAAGAGTTTCAAGAATTGGCTAAAAACGCCCTGGACGCTTCGCCCATTAATGAAATTTTGATTGAAGAGTCCTTATTGGGGTGGAAAGAATATGAAATGGAAGTCATACGAGATAATAAGGATAATTGCATCATTGTGTGCTGTATTGAAAATATTGACCCCATGGGCGTTCATACCGGCGATAGCCTCACCATCGCTCCAAGCTTAACCTTAACCGATAAAGAATACCAACGCATGCGCGATGCGAGCTTTGCGATTTTAAGAGAAATTGGCGTGGATACGGGCGGGAGCAACGTGCAGTTTGCTATCCACCCAGAGACTTTAAGAATGGTCGTGATTGAAATGAACCCGCGAGTGAGCCGCAGCTCCGCATTAGCTTCAAAAGCGACCGGGTTTCCCATTGCAAAAGTGGCTACCATGCTTGCGGTGGGTTTTAGCTTAGATGAAATCCAAAACGATATTACCAACACCCCGGCGAGTTTTGAGCCTAGTTTAGATTATATCGTGGTGAAAATCCCTCGCTTTGCGTTTGAAAAATTTGCCGGTGTTTCTAGCACTTTAGGGACTTCTATGAAAAGCATTGGCGAAGTGATGGCGATAGGGGGGAATTTCTTAGAAGCCTTACAAAAAGCGTTATGCTCTTTGGAAAACAATTGGCTAGGGTTTGAATCGTTAAGCAAAGATTTAGAAATGATAAAAAAGGAAATCCGCCGGCCGAATTTCAAGCGCTTGCTTTATATCGCTGATGCGTTCAGGCTTGGCGTTTGTGTTGATGAAGTGTTTGAATTATGCCAGATTGACAGGTGGTTTTTATCTCAAATCCAAAAGCTAGTCAAAGCAGAAGAAAGCATCAATTCTAGCGTTTTAACGGACGCCAAAAAATTAAGAGGGCTTAAAAATTTAGGCTTTAGCGATGCTAGGATTGCCGCTAAAATCAAAGAAAATGAAAATTTAGAAGTGAGTCCTTTTGAAGTGGAATTAGCCAGAATGAATTTGCAAATCGCACCCCATTTTGAAGAGGTGGATACTTGCGCGGCGGAGTTTTTATCGCTCACGCCTTATTTGTATTCCACCTATGCCCCTAACCCTTTTCCCCCTATTGAAAACAAACAAGAAAAACAAGAAAAGAAAATCCTAATCATAGGCTCTGGGCCTAATCGCATCGGTCAAGGCATTGAATTTGATTATTGTTGCGTGCATGCGAGCTTTGCTTTAAAAGATTTAAACATCAAAAGCGTCATGCTCAATTGCAATCCAGAAACTGTTAGCACGGATTATGATACAAGCGATACGCTCTATTTTGAACCCATTCATTTTGAGTGCGTGAAGAGCATCATTCAAAGGGAGCGAGTGGATGGCATTATCGTGCATTTTGGGGGACAAACCCCTTTAAAACTCGCTAAAGATCTAGCTAAAATGCAAGCCCCCATTATTGGCACGCCTTTTAAGGTGATTGATGTTGCAGAAGACAGGGAAAAATTTTCCCTCTTTTTAAAAGAGCTTGACATCAAGCAGCCTGAAAATGGCATGGCTAAGAGTGTTGATGAAGCCTATAGCATCGCTAATGTGATTGGTTTCCCTATTATCGTGCGCCCTAGTTATGTGCTAGGCGGCCAACACATGCAAATTTTAGAAAATATTGAAGAATTGCGCCATTATTTAGAAAGCGTTACGCATGCTTTAGAGGTTAGCCCTAAAAATCCGCTCCTCATTGATAAGTTTTTAGAAAAAGCGGTGGAACTAGATGTGGATGCTATTTGCGATAGAAAAGAGGTCTATATTGCCGGCATTTTACAGCACATTGAAGAAGCCGGAATCCATTCAGGCGATTCGGCGTGCTTTATCCCTTCCACTTTAAGCCCTAAAATTTTAGATGAAATTGAGCGGGTGAGCGCGAAAATCGCTCTGCATTTAGGCGTAGTAGGGCTATTGAATATCCAATTTGCTGTGCATGACAACACGCTCTATTTGATTGAAGTCAATCCCAGAGCCAGCCGAACCGTGCCTTTTTTAAGCAAGGCTTTAGGCGTTCCTTTAGCGAAAGTAGCGACTAGGGTTATGGTGTTAAAAGATTTGAAAGAAGCCTTGAAGTTCTATGATAAAAAAAATATCGTGGGATATTCTAAAGGCGTTTATAAGCCTAAAATGCCTCATTTTGTGGCTTTAAAAGAAGCGGTTTTCCCTTTTAATAAACTTTATGGATCGGATTTGATTTTGGGGCCTGAAATGAAAAGCACCGGCGAAGTGATGGGGATTGCTAGATCTTTAGGGTTGGCTTTTTTCAAGGCTCAAACGGCTTGCTTTAACCCCATTAAAAACAAGGGGCTTATTTTTGTTTCTATTAAGGATAAGGATAAAGAAGAAGCATGCGTTTTAATGAAGCGCTTGGTTCAGTTAGGCTTTGAATTGTGCGCTACAGAAGGCACGCATAAGGCTTTGGAAAAAGCCGGGGTGGAGTCTTTAAAAGTGCTTAAAATCTCCGAAGGCC
- a CDS encoding Bax inhibitor-1/YccA family protein, producing MALYDRANSRNAYAEDSLLQESELVGFVKTTYKFFAGSLLLATIGALLGLMNFQAVVQYKWAFFIAEIAAFFGLMFSKSKPGLNLFMLFAFTSLSGVTLVPLLGMVIAKAGLGAIWQALGMTTIVFGLMSVYALKTKNDLANMGKMLFIALIVVVVCSLINLFLGSPMFQVVIAGASAILFSLYIAYDTQNIVKGMYDSPIDAAVSLYLDFLNVFISILQIIGIFSDRDK from the coding sequence ATGGCATTGTATGACAGAGCTAATTCTCGTAATGCGTATGCAGAGGATTCTTTATTGCAAGAAAGCGAGCTGGTGGGTTTTGTTAAAACGACTTACAAGTTCTTTGCAGGCAGTTTGTTACTAGCGACTATCGGAGCGTTATTAGGTTTGATGAATTTTCAAGCCGTAGTGCAGTATAAATGGGCGTTTTTTATCGCTGAAATTGCGGCGTTTTTTGGTTTGATGTTTTCTAAATCCAAACCCGGGTTGAATCTGTTCATGCTGTTTGCTTTCACTTCATTATCAGGGGTTACTTTGGTGCCTTTGTTGGGTATGGTGATTGCAAAAGCTGGTTTAGGAGCGATTTGGCAAGCTTTAGGCATGACGACTATTGTTTTTGGTTTGATGAGCGTGTATGCCCTTAAGACTAAAAACGACTTAGCGAATATGGGTAAAATGCTCTTTATCGCTTTGATTGTGGTGGTGGTGTGTTCGCTCATTAACTTGTTTTTGGGTAGCCCCATGTTCCAGGTTGTCATTGCGGGAGCGAGCGCGATTTTATTCAGTCTTTATATCGCTTATGACACCCAAAACATCGTTAAAGGCATGTATGATAGCCCCATTGATGCAGCGGTGAGCTTGTATTTAGACTTTTTGAATGTCTTTATTTCTATCTTGCAAATCATTGGTATTTTTTCAGACAGGGATAAATAG